A genome region from Nicotiana tabacum cultivar K326 chromosome 13, ASM71507v2, whole genome shotgun sequence includes the following:
- the LOC107810515 gene encoding chalcone isomerase-like protein 2, producing the protein MGKNEVMVDEFPFPSQFMINTKPLSLMGHGITDIEIHFLQIKFTAIGVYLDPEIVTHLQQWKGKTGAELTENDDFFEAIVNAPVDKFLRVVVIKEIKGSQYGVQLESAVRDRLAEVDKYEEEEEEALEKIVEFFQSKYFKKSSVITYSFPSTSGIAKISFATEGKEDSEIEVKNANVVEMMKKWYLGGNRGVSPTTISSLADNLSAELSN; encoded by the exons A TGGGAAAGAATGAAGTGATGGTTGATGAATTCCCTTTTCCTTCTCAGTTTATGATCAACACTAAGCCTTTATCTTTGATGGGTCATG GAATAACTGACATTGAGATACActtcctccaaattaaattcactGCAATTGGAGTTTACTTGGATCCAGAAATTGTAACTCATTTGCAGCAGTGGAAGGGCAAGACAGGAGCTGAATTAACTGAAAATGATGACTTCTTTGAGGCTATTGTTAATG CTCCAGTTGATAAATTCTTGAGAGTAGTTGTGATTAAAGAAATCAAAGGCTCGCAATATGGAGTGCAGCTAGAGAGTGCTGTACGCGACCGTTTAGCAGAAGTTGATAAatatgaagaagaggaagaagaagcacttgagAAAATTGTTGAATTTTTCCAGTCTAAGTATTTCAAGAAAAGTTCAGTTATAACATATTCTTTCCCATCTACTTCTGGCATTGCAAAG ATTTCTTTCGCAACAGAAGGTAAAGAAGACTCAGAAATTGAAGTGAAGAATGCAAATGTTGTAGAGATGATGAAGAAATGGTACTTAGGTGGAAATAGAGGAGTGTCTCCTACAACTATTTCTTCCTTGGCCGATAACCTCTCTGCTGAATTGTCTAACTAA
- the LOC107810497 gene encoding uncharacterized protein LOC107810497 → MIRTKCVSTHSFASKSSLPISNQMMQRRPLSVSASLSLSNPQPRDRVVKEDDQRKEAIVFENLDEWMKESMVDIVKNLKQAPLLVHIYAQEDDRGALVEKWQIMKNEWENGEKRTPDGLIFVEELRDEEDRELNENGKGGSLEEDLEEGLTKSWGLIVQGKGVEFGPACYLLKTSRVGAGRGMGLFCTHFCIVRVKNFRENALTQFKSCWL, encoded by the exons ATGATACGCACAAAATGTGTTAGTACTCATTCATTTGCCTCAAAGTCATCTCTCCCAATCTCTAATCAAATGATGCAAAGGAGGCCTCTTAGTGTTTCTGCTTCTCTTTCTCTATCAAATCCACAGCCCCGGGACAGAGTTGTGAAAGAAGATGATCAAAGAAAGGAAGCCATAGTATTTGAAAATCTGGACGAGTGGATGAAGGAATCGATGGTGGACATTGTAAAGAACTTGAAGCAAGCGCCACTACTGGTCCACATTTACGCGCAAGAAGATGATAGAgg AGCCTTAGTGGAGAAATGGCAGATAATGAAAAATGAATGGGAAAATGGAGAAAAAAGAACCCCTGATGGACTAATATTTGTTGAAGAACTTAGAGATGAAGAAGATAGAGAATTAAATGAAAATGGAAAAGGGGGTTCATTAGAAGAAGATTTAGAGGAAGGATTGACAAAATCTTGGGGGTTAATTGTACAAGGGAAAGGAGTTGAATTTGGACCTGCTTGTTATCTGTTGAAGACAAGCAGAGTTGGAGCTGGTAGAGGAATGGGATTGTTTTGCACTCATTTTTGTATAGTAAGAGTTAAGAATTTTAGGGAGAATGCTTTGACACAGTTTAAAAGTTGTTGGTTGTAA
- the LOC107810525 gene encoding U-box domain-containing protein 62 isoform X5, producing MASEEMGLVSTRRVENGLNSHSQLVFHETFSCGPPPPPRRCAAAVSGDPGPKTTRELTGFIDKYDNNHHHHYFTHQQQAADFRRQMFADDRGGDGSEDDDLDDDEDDGDNDDENEAEGIVIVENSNTTTTTTNNNNNSDKVNNNCSSKIGSEKPKTLSAFGAKESGNEGNIHARNAVTIASVDGEVYYNSQYLQGGEGSNAGPKEMGFENGCGFSGRKEGCYSSESGESLRAILSDPIMGALMDDAMILPCGHSFGSGGVQHVIRMKACYICSHVVSEDSVAPNLSLRAAVQAFRREEESQLNRSFKRRKERYDQDRGTFGDSPLSDHLRGRGVQFPFAVTDRVIIKGNKRTPQRFVGREAVVTTQCLNGWYVVKTLDNAESVKLQYRSLAKVSGNLSIQPISSKTAANWL from the exons ATGGCTTCTGAAGAAATGGGCCTGGTTTCGACCCGACGAGTGGAAAATGGACTCAATTCACACTCACAGCTCGTTTTCCATGAAACCTTCAGCTGCGgcccaccaccacctcctcgtCGCTGCGCCGCCGCCGTTAGCGGTGATCCGGGCCCCAAAACGACCCGAGAACTTACCGGATTCATCGACAAGTACGATAATAACCACCACCACCATTACTTCACTCATCAACAGCAAGCTGCTGATTTTCGCCGTCAAATGTTCGCCGACGACCGCGGTGGCGATGGATCAGAGGATGATGACCTGGATGATGACGAGGATGATGGCGATAATGATGATGAAAATGAAGCTGAAGGCATCGTTATAGTTGAAAATAgtaatactactactactactactaataataataataacagtgaTAAAGTTAATAATAACTGTAGTAGTAAAATTGGCAGTGAAAAACCAAAAACCCTTTCTGCATTTG GCGCTAAGGAATCAGGAAATGAGGGCAACATACACGCGAGAAATGCAGTGACAATTGCTAGTGTTGATGGGGAGGTGTATTATAATAGTCAGTATTTGCAGGGAGGGGAAGGGTCAAATGCAGGGCCGAAGGAAATGGGGTTTGAGAATGGGTGTGGGTTTAGTGGGAGAAAGGAAGGCTGTTATTCAAGTGAATCAGGAGAGTCTTTGAGAGCTATTCTCTCCGATCCAATTAT GGGAGCGCTCATGGATGATGCAATGATATTGCCTTGTGGGCATTCCTTTGGTAGTGGTGGAGTGCAGCATGTGATTAGAATG AAAGCTTGCTATATCTGTTCACACGTGGTGTCTGAAGATTCAGTGGCGCCAAATTTAT CTCTTCGAGCTGCAGTTCAAGCGTTCCGCCGAGAAGAGGAATCACAGCTTAATCGTTctttcaaaagaagaaaggagagatATGACCAG GATAGAGGGACCTTTGGTGATTCACCGCTCTCGGATCATCTAAGAGGAAGAGGCGTTCAGTTTCCATTTGCTGTCACAGACAGGGTTATTATAAAG GGTAACAAAAGGACGCCTCAGCGTTTTGTGGGTCGTGAGGCTGTTGTTACCACTCAGTGCTTGAATGGATG GTATGTGGTAAAGACACTAGACAATGCTGAGAGTGTAAAGTTGCAATATCGCTCCCTAGCGAAGGTTTCAGGTAACTTATCAATCCAGCCAATATCAAGTAAGACGGCAGCCAATTGGCTGTAG
- the LOC107810525 gene encoding U-box domain-containing protein 62 isoform X3, with product MASEEMGLVSTRRVENGLNSHSQLVFHETFSCGPPPPPRRCAAAVSGDPGPKTTRELTGFIDKYDNNHHHHYFTHQQQAADFRRQMFADDRGGDGSEDDDLDDDEDDGDNDDENEAEGIVIVENSNTTTTTTNNNNNSDKVNNNCSSKIGSEKPKTLSAFEGAKESGNEGNIHARNAVTIASVDGEVYYNSQYLQGGEGSNAGPKEMGFENGCGFSGRKEGCYSSESGESLRAILSDPIMGALMDDAMILPCGHSFGSGGVQHVIRMKACYICSHVVSEDSVAPNLSLRAAVQAFRREEESQLNRSFKRRKERYDQDRGTFGDSPLSDHLRGRGVQFPFAVTDRVIIKGNKRTPQRFVGREAVVTTQCLNGWYVVKTLDNAESVKLQYRSLAKVSGNLSIQPISSKTAANWL from the exons ATGGCTTCTGAAGAAATGGGCCTGGTTTCGACCCGACGAGTGGAAAATGGACTCAATTCACACTCACAGCTCGTTTTCCATGAAACCTTCAGCTGCGgcccaccaccacctcctcgtCGCTGCGCCGCCGCCGTTAGCGGTGATCCGGGCCCCAAAACGACCCGAGAACTTACCGGATTCATCGACAAGTACGATAATAACCACCACCACCATTACTTCACTCATCAACAGCAAGCTGCTGATTTTCGCCGTCAAATGTTCGCCGACGACCGCGGTGGCGATGGATCAGAGGATGATGACCTGGATGATGACGAGGATGATGGCGATAATGATGATGAAAATGAAGCTGAAGGCATCGTTATAGTTGAAAATAgtaatactactactactactactaataataataataacagtgaTAAAGTTAATAATAACTGTAGTAGTAAAATTGGCAGTGAAAAACCAAAAACCCTTTCTGCATTTG AAGGCGCTAAGGAATCAGGAAATGAGGGCAACATACACGCGAGAAATGCAGTGACAATTGCTAGTGTTGATGGGGAGGTGTATTATAATAGTCAGTATTTGCAGGGAGGGGAAGGGTCAAATGCAGGGCCGAAGGAAATGGGGTTTGAGAATGGGTGTGGGTTTAGTGGGAGAAAGGAAGGCTGTTATTCAAGTGAATCAGGAGAGTCTTTGAGAGCTATTCTCTCCGATCCAATTAT GGGAGCGCTCATGGATGATGCAATGATATTGCCTTGTGGGCATTCCTTTGGTAGTGGTGGAGTGCAGCATGTGATTAGAATG AAAGCTTGCTATATCTGTTCACACGTGGTGTCTGAAGATTCAGTGGCGCCAAATTTAT CTCTTCGAGCTGCAGTTCAAGCGTTCCGCCGAGAAGAGGAATCACAGCTTAATCGTTctttcaaaagaagaaaggagagatATGACCAG GATAGAGGGACCTTTGGTGATTCACCGCTCTCGGATCATCTAAGAGGAAGAGGCGTTCAGTTTCCATTTGCTGTCACAGACAGGGTTATTATAAAG GGTAACAAAAGGACGCCTCAGCGTTTTGTGGGTCGTGAGGCTGTTGTTACCACTCAGTGCTTGAATGGATG GTATGTGGTAAAGACACTAGACAATGCTGAGAGTGTAAAGTTGCAATATCGCTCCCTAGCGAAGGTTTCAGGTAACTTATCAATCCAGCCAATATCAAGTAAGACGGCAGCCAATTGGCTGTAG
- the LOC107810525 gene encoding U-box domain-containing protein 62 isoform X6, translating to MASEEMGLVSTRRVENGLNSHSQLVFHETFSCGPPPPPRRCAAAVSGDPGPKTTRELTGFIDKYDNNHHHHYFTHQQQAADFRRQMFADDRGGDGSEDDDLDDDEDDGDNDDENEAEGIVIVENSAKESGNEGNIHARNAVTIASVDGEVYYNSQYLQGGEGSNAGPKEMGFENGCGFSGRKEGCYSSESGESLRAILSDPIMGALMDDAMILPCGHSFGSGGVQHVIRMKACYICSHVVSEDSVAPNLSSNLSCSDLGAGVDTGADLEVRFFMIYILRFGSTDPALRAAVQAFRREEESQLNRSFKRRKERYDQDRGTFGDSPLSDHLRGRGVQFPFAVTDRVIIKGNKRTPQRFVGREAVVTTQCLNGWYVVKTLDNAESVKLQYRSLAKVSGNLSIQPISSKTAANWL from the exons ATGGCTTCTGAAGAAATGGGCCTGGTTTCGACCCGACGAGTGGAAAATGGACTCAATTCACACTCACAGCTCGTTTTCCATGAAACCTTCAGCTGCGgcccaccaccacctcctcgtCGCTGCGCCGCCGCCGTTAGCGGTGATCCGGGCCCCAAAACGACCCGAGAACTTACCGGATTCATCGACAAGTACGATAATAACCACCACCACCATTACTTCACTCATCAACAGCAAGCTGCTGATTTTCGCCGTCAAATGTTCGCCGACGACCGCGGTGGCGATGGATCAGAGGATGATGACCTGGATGATGACGAGGATGATGGCGATAATGATGATGAAAATGAAGCTGAAGGCATCGTTATAGTTGAAAATA GCGCTAAGGAATCAGGAAATGAGGGCAACATACACGCGAGAAATGCAGTGACAATTGCTAGTGTTGATGGGGAGGTGTATTATAATAGTCAGTATTTGCAGGGAGGGGAAGGGTCAAATGCAGGGCCGAAGGAAATGGGGTTTGAGAATGGGTGTGGGTTTAGTGGGAGAAAGGAAGGCTGTTATTCAAGTGAATCAGGAGAGTCTTTGAGAGCTATTCTCTCCGATCCAATTAT GGGAGCGCTCATGGATGATGCAATGATATTGCCTTGTGGGCATTCCTTTGGTAGTGGTGGAGTGCAGCATGTGATTAGAATG AAAGCTTGCTATATCTGTTCACACGTGGTGTCTGAAGATTCAGTGGCGCCAAATTTAT CTTCAaatctaagttgctcggacttgGGTGCGGGTGTCGatacgggtgcggatctagaagTCAGATTCTTCATGATctatattttgagatttgggaGTACGGATCCAG CTCTTCGAGCTGCAGTTCAAGCGTTCCGCCGAGAAGAGGAATCACAGCTTAATCGTTctttcaaaagaagaaaggagagatATGACCAG GATAGAGGGACCTTTGGTGATTCACCGCTCTCGGATCATCTAAGAGGAAGAGGCGTTCAGTTTCCATTTGCTGTCACAGACAGGGTTATTATAAAG GGTAACAAAAGGACGCCTCAGCGTTTTGTGGGTCGTGAGGCTGTTGTTACCACTCAGTGCTTGAATGGATG GTATGTGGTAAAGACACTAGACAATGCTGAGAGTGTAAAGTTGCAATATCGCTCCCTAGCGAAGGTTTCAGGTAACTTATCAATCCAGCCAATATCAAGTAAGACGGCAGCCAATTGGCTGTAG
- the LOC107810525 gene encoding U-box domain-containing protein 62 isoform X4: MASEEMGLVSTRRVENGLNSHSQLVFHETFSCGPPPPPRRCAAAVSGDPGPKTTRELTGFIDKYDNNHHHHYFTHQQQAADFRRQMFADDRGGDGSEDDDLDDDEDDGDNDDENEAEGIVIVENKGAKESGNEGNIHARNAVTIASVDGEVYYNSQYLQGGEGSNAGPKEMGFENGCGFSGRKEGCYSSESGESLRAILSDPIMGALMDDAMILPCGHSFGSGGVQHVIRMKACYICSHVVSEDSVAPNLSSNLSCSDLGAGVDTGADLEVRFFMIYILRFGSTDPALRAAVQAFRREEESQLNRSFKRRKERYDQDRGTFGDSPLSDHLRGRGVQFPFAVTDRVIIKGNKRTPQRFVGREAVVTTQCLNGWYVVKTLDNAESVKLQYRSLAKVSGNLSIQPISSKTAANWL, encoded by the exons ATGGCTTCTGAAGAAATGGGCCTGGTTTCGACCCGACGAGTGGAAAATGGACTCAATTCACACTCACAGCTCGTTTTCCATGAAACCTTCAGCTGCGgcccaccaccacctcctcgtCGCTGCGCCGCCGCCGTTAGCGGTGATCCGGGCCCCAAAACGACCCGAGAACTTACCGGATTCATCGACAAGTACGATAATAACCACCACCACCATTACTTCACTCATCAACAGCAAGCTGCTGATTTTCGCCGTCAAATGTTCGCCGACGACCGCGGTGGCGATGGATCAGAGGATGATGACCTGGATGATGACGAGGATGATGGCGATAATGATGATGAAAATGAAGCTGAAGGCATCGTTATAGTTGAAAATA AAGGCGCTAAGGAATCAGGAAATGAGGGCAACATACACGCGAGAAATGCAGTGACAATTGCTAGTGTTGATGGGGAGGTGTATTATAATAGTCAGTATTTGCAGGGAGGGGAAGGGTCAAATGCAGGGCCGAAGGAAATGGGGTTTGAGAATGGGTGTGGGTTTAGTGGGAGAAAGGAAGGCTGTTATTCAAGTGAATCAGGAGAGTCTTTGAGAGCTATTCTCTCCGATCCAATTAT GGGAGCGCTCATGGATGATGCAATGATATTGCCTTGTGGGCATTCCTTTGGTAGTGGTGGAGTGCAGCATGTGATTAGAATG AAAGCTTGCTATATCTGTTCACACGTGGTGTCTGAAGATTCAGTGGCGCCAAATTTAT CTTCAaatctaagttgctcggacttgGGTGCGGGTGTCGatacgggtgcggatctagaagTCAGATTCTTCATGATctatattttgagatttgggaGTACGGATCCAG CTCTTCGAGCTGCAGTTCAAGCGTTCCGCCGAGAAGAGGAATCACAGCTTAATCGTTctttcaaaagaagaaaggagagatATGACCAG GATAGAGGGACCTTTGGTGATTCACCGCTCTCGGATCATCTAAGAGGAAGAGGCGTTCAGTTTCCATTTGCTGTCACAGACAGGGTTATTATAAAG GGTAACAAAAGGACGCCTCAGCGTTTTGTGGGTCGTGAGGCTGTTGTTACCACTCAGTGCTTGAATGGATG GTATGTGGTAAAGACACTAGACAATGCTGAGAGTGTAAAGTTGCAATATCGCTCCCTAGCGAAGGTTTCAGGTAACTTATCAATCCAGCCAATATCAAGTAAGACGGCAGCCAATTGGCTGTAG
- the LOC107810525 gene encoding U-box domain-containing protein 62 isoform X2, with translation MASEEMGLVSTRRVENGLNSHSQLVFHETFSCGPPPPPRRCAAAVSGDPGPKTTRELTGFIDKYDNNHHHHYFTHQQQAADFRRQMFADDRGGDGSEDDDLDDDEDDGDNDDENEAEGIVIVENSNTTTTTTNNNNNSDKVNNNCSSKIGSEKPKTLSAFGAKESGNEGNIHARNAVTIASVDGEVYYNSQYLQGGEGSNAGPKEMGFENGCGFSGRKEGCYSSESGESLRAILSDPIMGALMDDAMILPCGHSFGSGGVQHVIRMKACYICSHVVSEDSVAPNLSSNLSCSDLGAGVDTGADLEVRFFMIYILRFGSTDPALRAAVQAFRREEESQLNRSFKRRKERYDQDRGTFGDSPLSDHLRGRGVQFPFAVTDRVIIKGNKRTPQRFVGREAVVTTQCLNGWYVVKTLDNAESVKLQYRSLAKVSGNLSIQPISSKTAANWL, from the exons ATGGCTTCTGAAGAAATGGGCCTGGTTTCGACCCGACGAGTGGAAAATGGACTCAATTCACACTCACAGCTCGTTTTCCATGAAACCTTCAGCTGCGgcccaccaccacctcctcgtCGCTGCGCCGCCGCCGTTAGCGGTGATCCGGGCCCCAAAACGACCCGAGAACTTACCGGATTCATCGACAAGTACGATAATAACCACCACCACCATTACTTCACTCATCAACAGCAAGCTGCTGATTTTCGCCGTCAAATGTTCGCCGACGACCGCGGTGGCGATGGATCAGAGGATGATGACCTGGATGATGACGAGGATGATGGCGATAATGATGATGAAAATGAAGCTGAAGGCATCGTTATAGTTGAAAATAgtaatactactactactactactaataataataataacagtgaTAAAGTTAATAATAACTGTAGTAGTAAAATTGGCAGTGAAAAACCAAAAACCCTTTCTGCATTTG GCGCTAAGGAATCAGGAAATGAGGGCAACATACACGCGAGAAATGCAGTGACAATTGCTAGTGTTGATGGGGAGGTGTATTATAATAGTCAGTATTTGCAGGGAGGGGAAGGGTCAAATGCAGGGCCGAAGGAAATGGGGTTTGAGAATGGGTGTGGGTTTAGTGGGAGAAAGGAAGGCTGTTATTCAAGTGAATCAGGAGAGTCTTTGAGAGCTATTCTCTCCGATCCAATTAT GGGAGCGCTCATGGATGATGCAATGATATTGCCTTGTGGGCATTCCTTTGGTAGTGGTGGAGTGCAGCATGTGATTAGAATG AAAGCTTGCTATATCTGTTCACACGTGGTGTCTGAAGATTCAGTGGCGCCAAATTTAT CTTCAaatctaagttgctcggacttgGGTGCGGGTGTCGatacgggtgcggatctagaagTCAGATTCTTCATGATctatattttgagatttgggaGTACGGATCCAG CTCTTCGAGCTGCAGTTCAAGCGTTCCGCCGAGAAGAGGAATCACAGCTTAATCGTTctttcaaaagaagaaaggagagatATGACCAG GATAGAGGGACCTTTGGTGATTCACCGCTCTCGGATCATCTAAGAGGAAGAGGCGTTCAGTTTCCATTTGCTGTCACAGACAGGGTTATTATAAAG GGTAACAAAAGGACGCCTCAGCGTTTTGTGGGTCGTGAGGCTGTTGTTACCACTCAGTGCTTGAATGGATG GTATGTGGTAAAGACACTAGACAATGCTGAGAGTGTAAAGTTGCAATATCGCTCCCTAGCGAAGGTTTCAGGTAACTTATCAATCCAGCCAATATCAAGTAAGACGGCAGCCAATTGGCTGTAG
- the LOC107810525 gene encoding U-box domain-containing protein 62 isoform X1 codes for MASEEMGLVSTRRVENGLNSHSQLVFHETFSCGPPPPPRRCAAAVSGDPGPKTTRELTGFIDKYDNNHHHHYFTHQQQAADFRRQMFADDRGGDGSEDDDLDDDEDDGDNDDENEAEGIVIVENSNTTTTTTNNNNNSDKVNNNCSSKIGSEKPKTLSAFEGAKESGNEGNIHARNAVTIASVDGEVYYNSQYLQGGEGSNAGPKEMGFENGCGFSGRKEGCYSSESGESLRAILSDPIMGALMDDAMILPCGHSFGSGGVQHVIRMKACYICSHVVSEDSVAPNLSSNLSCSDLGAGVDTGADLEVRFFMIYILRFGSTDPALRAAVQAFRREEESQLNRSFKRRKERYDQDRGTFGDSPLSDHLRGRGVQFPFAVTDRVIIKGNKRTPQRFVGREAVVTTQCLNGWYVVKTLDNAESVKLQYRSLAKVSGNLSIQPISSKTAANWL; via the exons ATGGCTTCTGAAGAAATGGGCCTGGTTTCGACCCGACGAGTGGAAAATGGACTCAATTCACACTCACAGCTCGTTTTCCATGAAACCTTCAGCTGCGgcccaccaccacctcctcgtCGCTGCGCCGCCGCCGTTAGCGGTGATCCGGGCCCCAAAACGACCCGAGAACTTACCGGATTCATCGACAAGTACGATAATAACCACCACCACCATTACTTCACTCATCAACAGCAAGCTGCTGATTTTCGCCGTCAAATGTTCGCCGACGACCGCGGTGGCGATGGATCAGAGGATGATGACCTGGATGATGACGAGGATGATGGCGATAATGATGATGAAAATGAAGCTGAAGGCATCGTTATAGTTGAAAATAgtaatactactactactactactaataataataataacagtgaTAAAGTTAATAATAACTGTAGTAGTAAAATTGGCAGTGAAAAACCAAAAACCCTTTCTGCATTTG AAGGCGCTAAGGAATCAGGAAATGAGGGCAACATACACGCGAGAAATGCAGTGACAATTGCTAGTGTTGATGGGGAGGTGTATTATAATAGTCAGTATTTGCAGGGAGGGGAAGGGTCAAATGCAGGGCCGAAGGAAATGGGGTTTGAGAATGGGTGTGGGTTTAGTGGGAGAAAGGAAGGCTGTTATTCAAGTGAATCAGGAGAGTCTTTGAGAGCTATTCTCTCCGATCCAATTAT GGGAGCGCTCATGGATGATGCAATGATATTGCCTTGTGGGCATTCCTTTGGTAGTGGTGGAGTGCAGCATGTGATTAGAATG AAAGCTTGCTATATCTGTTCACACGTGGTGTCTGAAGATTCAGTGGCGCCAAATTTAT CTTCAaatctaagttgctcggacttgGGTGCGGGTGTCGatacgggtgcggatctagaagTCAGATTCTTCATGATctatattttgagatttgggaGTACGGATCCAG CTCTTCGAGCTGCAGTTCAAGCGTTCCGCCGAGAAGAGGAATCACAGCTTAATCGTTctttcaaaagaagaaaggagagatATGACCAG GATAGAGGGACCTTTGGTGATTCACCGCTCTCGGATCATCTAAGAGGAAGAGGCGTTCAGTTTCCATTTGCTGTCACAGACAGGGTTATTATAAAG GGTAACAAAAGGACGCCTCAGCGTTTTGTGGGTCGTGAGGCTGTTGTTACCACTCAGTGCTTGAATGGATG GTATGTGGTAAAGACACTAGACAATGCTGAGAGTGTAAAGTTGCAATATCGCTCCCTAGCGAAGGTTTCAGGTAACTTATCAATCCAGCCAATATCAAGTAAGACGGCAGCCAATTGGCTGTAG
- the LOC107810525 gene encoding uncharacterized protein LOC107810525 isoform X7 — protein sequence MASEEMGLVSTRRVENGLNSHSQLVFHETFSCGPPPPPRRCAAAVSGDPGPKTTRELTGFIDKYDNNHHHHYFTHQQQAADFRRQMFADDRGGDGSEDDDLDDDEDDGDNDDENEAEGIVIVENSNTTTTTTNNNNNSDKVNNNCSSKIGSEKPKTLSAFEGAKESGNEGNIHARNAVTIASVDGEVYYNSQYLQGGEGSNAGPKEMGFENGCGFSGRKEGCYSSESGESLRAILSDPIMGALMDDAMILPCGHSFGSGGVQHVIRMKACYICSHVVSEDSVAPNLSSNLSCSDLGAGVDTGADLEVRFFMIYILRFGSTDPGIPRRTKY from the exons ATGGCTTCTGAAGAAATGGGCCTGGTTTCGACCCGACGAGTGGAAAATGGACTCAATTCACACTCACAGCTCGTTTTCCATGAAACCTTCAGCTGCGgcccaccaccacctcctcgtCGCTGCGCCGCCGCCGTTAGCGGTGATCCGGGCCCCAAAACGACCCGAGAACTTACCGGATTCATCGACAAGTACGATAATAACCACCACCACCATTACTTCACTCATCAACAGCAAGCTGCTGATTTTCGCCGTCAAATGTTCGCCGACGACCGCGGTGGCGATGGATCAGAGGATGATGACCTGGATGATGACGAGGATGATGGCGATAATGATGATGAAAATGAAGCTGAAGGCATCGTTATAGTTGAAAATAgtaatactactactactactactaataataataataacagtgaTAAAGTTAATAATAACTGTAGTAGTAAAATTGGCAGTGAAAAACCAAAAACCCTTTCTGCATTTG AAGGCGCTAAGGAATCAGGAAATGAGGGCAACATACACGCGAGAAATGCAGTGACAATTGCTAGTGTTGATGGGGAGGTGTATTATAATAGTCAGTATTTGCAGGGAGGGGAAGGGTCAAATGCAGGGCCGAAGGAAATGGGGTTTGAGAATGGGTGTGGGTTTAGTGGGAGAAAGGAAGGCTGTTATTCAAGTGAATCAGGAGAGTCTTTGAGAGCTATTCTCTCCGATCCAATTAT GGGAGCGCTCATGGATGATGCAATGATATTGCCTTGTGGGCATTCCTTTGGTAGTGGTGGAGTGCAGCATGTGATTAGAATG AAAGCTTGCTATATCTGTTCACACGTGGTGTCTGAAGATTCAGTGGCGCCAAATTTAT CTTCAaatctaagttgctcggacttgGGTGCGGGTGTCGatacgggtgcggatctagaagTCAGATTCTTCATGATctatattttgagatttgggaGTACGGATCCAG GTATTCCGAGAAGGACAAAATATTGA